Genomic segment of Desulfovibrio sp.:
ATAAGTTTTGTGAAGATTTCGCGTTGCTTTATGGCCTCATTGATATCTTCAATAGCGGCGGCAGCAACTACGTCATTGAGCCCATCCATAAGTAAGTACATGTCCGGAGACAAAGAATCCAATTCTGTTTCAGCTCGCAGACGTGTATGCCAACTATGATATCCCATCATACCGGCGTTAATGATCTCAACCTTCTTATTGCAATTAGCAAGCGCATAATCGAACAAGGATTGAAGAACGGGAGGATAGGAATCTAGCTTTGAGTTGTAGACGCCCAAGGTAGTGGATCCACCGATGCAGATGATCCGAAAGGTACCCGGAGGTTTGGCAATAGACACCACGTGCCCGGCAAATAATCTGCTCTGCTGGTCGATGTTGGACAGCTGAGAGACGAGCCTATAGCCTAGTTCGTCGTCCAGTACAGCGATGTCCTTAAAGGCATCAGGCAATTTGGCTTTGAACGTGGCGGGGAGAGGTGAAAGAAAACGTACGCACAATTCAAGGCCACCGAAAAAAAGTACTAGCGAAAGGACCGCAAGAGCAACATTGGAAAGTATTTTCATCTGATAATCATTCGAACGTGGGAATGAAAACTGTCATCATCGGTCGTCTATTGAACCAAATAACCAAGGCCGTCAAACGGGAAGAATGACTGTCATTCTCCATCGAGACCATATCAAGGAATACATTCAACCCTCGATTGTCAAAGGCCGGAACATTATCCGTTTTGAAAACCTATACATAGTCACTCCCCTTACGGCCTGCAGATTATGTTCTCATTGAGATTTTCCGATAGTACTTACCACATCATCTATGCTGATTTCTTTGGCCCCTCTCCTCACAAAAATCCTTCAAACTCGGACGAATCCATCACTTCCGTCTTCAACAATTTTTGGGCCACAGCGTCGAGCTTGTCCTTGTGCTCCTCAAGGATGCCCCGCACCCTGCCGCGGGCGGACTCCAGGATTTCCTTCACCTCGGCATCGAGCTTGGCCGCTGTCGATTCGCTGTATTCCTTGCCCACCAGGGGCGCCTGTTCGGGGTTCAGGAACATGGGCCTGGCCTGCCGCGGGTAGGTGGAAAGCCCCAGGGTCTCCCCCATGCCGTACTCGGCCACCATGGCCCGGGCGATGTCCGTGGCCCGCTGCAGGTCGTTGTGAGCGCCCGTGGATATTTCTCCAAAAGCAAGTTCTTCGGCCACACGCCCACCCAGGAGTACGTCGATCTTGCCCAGGAGCTCCGGCTTGGTCATCAGGTAGCGGTCCTCGGTGGGCAACTGCTGGGTGTAGCCTAGGGCGCCCAGGCCGCGCGGTACGATGGATATCTTGTGAACCTTGTCCGCGCCGGGGGTGTAGGCCGCAACCAAAGCGTGCCCGGTCTCGTGGTAGGCCACGATCTTTTTTTCCTTGGGGTTTATCACCCGGTTCTTTTTCTCAAGCCCGGCTATCACCCGGTCCACCGCTTCGTTCAGGTCATCCATGTCCACGGCGGTCTTTCGCCGCCGGGCCGCCAGCAGCGCGGCCTCGTTTATGATGTTGGCCAGGTCGGCTCCGGAAAATCCCGGGGTCTTCTGGGCCACCACTTTGAGGTCCACTTCAGGGGAGAGCTTCACATTCTTGGCGTGCACCAGGAGTATTTCCTCCCGGCCCTTCACATCGGGCTTGTCCACCAGCACCTGGCGGTCGAAGCGCCCGGCCCGCAGAAGCGCGGGATCCAGGGTCTCGGGCCGGTTGGTGGCGGCCATGATCACCACGCCCACCCTCGGGTCGAATCCGTCCATCTCCACCAGCAGCTGGTTCAGGGTCTGTTCGCGTTCGTCGTGGCCGCCCATGACCGCGATGCCCCGGGCCTTGCCGATGGCGTCCAACTCGTCGATGAAAATGATGCACGGGGCCTTTTCCCGCGCCTGGGTGAAGAGCTCCCGCACGCGCGAGGCTCCCACGCCGACAAAAAGCTCGACGAATTCCGAACCTGAAATGGAAAAGAACGGCACTCCGGCTTCTCCCGCCACGGCCCTGGCCAGAAGAGTCTTGCCCGTGCCCGGAGGGCCTACCAGCAGAACCCCTTTGGGCATGCGCCCGCCCAGAACCTGAAACCGTTCGGGCTCCTTGAGGAAGTCGATGATTTCCTTGAGCTCTTCCTTGGCCTCGTCGCACCCGGCCACATCGACGAAGGTGGTGTTGAGTTCGGATTCGGCCACGATTTTGGCCTTGCTACGCCCCACCCCCAGAAGCTGATCACCGGGATTGAACTTCCGCATGAGCAGGAACCAGATGCCGAAGAAAATGAGCGCTGGCAGAATCCAGCTCATGATGTCGCGCAGGAAGGTGGATTCGGGCTGTCCGCGAAAGTCCACATTGTACTTGGAGAGCTCCTCCGAAATCTCGGGGTCCACGCGCAGGGCCACAAAGCGCTGCTCGCTCTCCTGGCCGTCCTTGACGATCTTCATCTTGCCTTGGAGCGAACCCTGCCCGATGGCAACCTCCAGGATATGGCCGGCCTTGAGCTCCTTTAAGAAATCGGAATAGGCCAGGGTCTTGGGCCCGTAGGAACGGGCGTAGAAGTCCTGGATGAGGACCAGGCCCCAGAGTGCCGCGATCACATACCAAAGCGTGAAATGATGTTTCTTTTCCATGAATGGTCCAAAGGTTTGGTCTATTTGGGATTCTTTATTGATACGACCAGGCGGCGCACTGGTCAAGCGGACGGGCTGAAATCGGTTGGTTTGTTTGCCGATTCTTTAATGGCTGCACTTTTACGCCGGTTGACACCGTGGGAGGAAAAGGGCGGGGAGGCAGGCACAATTGCCGGCATAACTCAAGAACACCCTTAACAGGCTCCATGTTTTGAGAACAAAGGTCTCTTCACAAGTTCAAAGCGAAACCCACAACTCGGCAACAGGTTATGCCCAAGATAATATGTATTTGCTGTAGGATATTTTTTGCAAAATGAGAGTCGTTTCGAATAGTCGCGGCATCGTCCGTCTGTAAGCCAGCTGCAAGAAAAAAGCAGCACACCATTTGGGTCTTCCCCATTCACCGTGAATCGGCAATAGTCTGGGTTCTCCCGGCACAGTTCAGAGAAGTGCCATTGGCTGGCAATAAGCCCTCCATCGGCCTGAAGGTACAGATCGCGACAGCAATTGCCGCATT
This window contains:
- a CDS encoding ATP-dependent metallopeptidase FtsH/Yme1/Tma family protein gives rise to the protein MEKKHHFTLWYVIAALWGLVLIQDFYARSYGPKTLAYSDFLKELKAGHILEVAIGQGSLQGKMKIVKDGQESEQRFVALRVDPEISEELSKYNVDFRGQPESTFLRDIMSWILPALIFFGIWFLLMRKFNPGDQLLGVGRSKAKIVAESELNTTFVDVAGCDEAKEELKEIIDFLKEPERFQVLGGRMPKGVLLVGPPGTGKTLLARAVAGEAGVPFFSISGSEFVELFVGVGASRVRELFTQAREKAPCIIFIDELDAIGKARGIAVMGGHDEREQTLNQLLVEMDGFDPRVGVVIMAATNRPETLDPALLRAGRFDRQVLVDKPDVKGREEILLVHAKNVKLSPEVDLKVVAQKTPGFSGADLANIINEAALLAARRRKTAVDMDDLNEAVDRVIAGLEKKNRVINPKEKKIVAYHETGHALVAAYTPGADKVHKISIVPRGLGALGYTQQLPTEDRYLMTKPELLGKIDVLLGGRVAEELAFGEISTGAHNDLQRATDIARAMVAEYGMGETLGLSTYPRQARPMFLNPEQAPLVGKEYSESTAAKLDAEVKEILESARGRVRGILEEHKDKLDAVAQKLLKTEVMDSSEFEGFL